In Blastocatellia bacterium, a genomic segment contains:
- a CDS encoding cytidine deaminase, with protein MRKTMGRRRPKHSVARECEGKPMTDDELIEQAMHARQRAYAPYSGFAVGAAVLAASGRVITGCNVENASYGLTICAERVALFKALSEGIRDFRKLAVVTDTGELTFPCGACRQVLWEFSPDLVVIVANLRGERQTHLLRDLLPAPFDRHLLGEPGRE; from the coding sequence ATGAGAAAAACCATGGGGAGGCGACGGCCGAAGCATTCGGTGGCGAGGGAGTGCGAAGGCAAACCGATGACTGATGACGAACTGATCGAACAGGCCATGCACGCCCGGCAGAGAGCCTATGCGCCCTACTCCGGGTTTGCCGTGGGAGCAGCGGTGCTGGCGGCGTCGGGGCGTGTCATCACCGGCTGCAACGTCGAGAATGCCAGTTACGGCCTGACTATCTGCGCCGAGCGCGTCGCTCTCTTCAAGGCCCTCTCGGAAGGGATCCGCGACTTTCGCAAACTCGCCGTCGTCACCGACACCGGTGAGCTGACGTTTCCCTGCGGAGCCTGTCGCCAGGTGCTGTGGGAATTCTCCCCCGATCTGGTGGTGATCGTCGCCAATTTGCGAGGCGAGCGGCAGACGCACCTCCTCCGTGACCTCCTGCCCGCACCCTTCGATCGCCACCTGCTGGGAGAACCCGGTCGCGAGTGA
- the udk gene encoding uridine kinase, with protein sequence MIIGICGGTGSGKTTVALRILDAVGRDKVVYLQQDSYYKDLSHLPLAERHRMNFDHPDALDNDLLIAHIEELRAGRPIEQPVYDFTVHTRTPERRRIEPRPIILVEGILVFENPRLRSLMDLKIYVDTADDIRFIRRLVRDIQERGRTVESVIEQYLSTVRPMHLEFVEPSKRYADIIIPEGGYNEVGIDLIIEKIKSHLAAVSAGHLVEDARR encoded by the coding sequence ATGATCATCGGAATCTGTGGTGGTACCGGTTCGGGGAAAACGACCGTCGCCCTGCGCATTCTCGATGCCGTCGGTCGGGATAAGGTCGTCTATCTCCAGCAGGACTCCTATTACAAGGATTTGAGCCATCTGCCGCTGGCTGAGCGCCATCGGATGAATTTCGATCACCCCGATGCGTTGGATAACGATTTGCTCATCGCGCATATTGAGGAGTTGCGGGCCGGACGACCCATCGAACAACCCGTCTATGACTTCACCGTCCATACGCGCACGCCCGAGCGCCGACGCATCGAACCCAGGCCGATCATCCTCGTTGAAGGCATTCTCGTTTTTGAAAATCCCCGGTTGCGCTCGCTCATGGACCTGAAGATTTACGTGGATACAGCCGACGACATCCGGTTCATTCGGCGGCTCGTGCGCGATATTCAAGAGCGCGGTCGCACAGTGGAGTCAGTCATCGAGCAATATCTCAGCACCGTGCGCCCCATGCACTTGGAATTCGTCGAGCCGAGCAAACGCTATGCTGACATCATCATCCCCGAAGGCGGTTACAACGAGGTGGGCATTGATCTCATCATCGAGAAAATCAAGTCTCACCTGGCAGCGGTGAGCGCGGGGCATCTGGTCGAGGACGCGCGGCGATGA
- a CDS encoding purine-nucleoside phosphorylase: protein MPEMSHESITSAPLYERASEAARVIKERSGHREVKVAVILGSGLGAFADSLAERVIIPYREIPHFPRATVIGHAGQLALGVLDRVPVVVMQGRFHYYEGYDLNEVTFPVRVLGLLGVRRLIVTNAAGGINRQFRPGSLMLIRDHINLMGVNPLRGPNDERFGPRFPDMTSAYSAALGEIAREAAQEAGIALEEGVYVAVSGPSYETPAEIRMLRTLGADAVGMSTVPEVIVARQMGLEVLGLSVITNPAAGVLDRPLHHEEVLEAAERVGPMLTELLRRIVVRLA from the coding sequence ATGCCGGAGATGTCGCACGAGAGCATCACATCGGCTCCTCTTTACGAGCGCGCGAGCGAAGCCGCCAGGGTCATTAAGGAGCGATCGGGTCACCGGGAGGTGAAGGTGGCGGTGATCCTGGGATCGGGCTTGGGCGCATTCGCCGATAGTCTGGCCGAGCGCGTGATCATCCCCTACCGTGAGATCCCTCATTTCCCGCGCGCGACCGTCATCGGTCATGCCGGGCAACTGGCCCTCGGCGTTCTCGACCGGGTTCCGGTGGTAGTGATGCAGGGCCGGTTTCATTATTACGAGGGGTACGATCTGAACGAGGTCACCTTTCCCGTGCGCGTTCTGGGACTGCTGGGGGTGCGCCGATTGATCGTGACGAATGCGGCTGGGGGGATCAATCGGCAGTTTCGGCCCGGCTCGCTCATGTTGATCCGCGACCATATCAATTTGATGGGAGTCAATCCGCTCCGGGGACCGAACGACGAGCGGTTCGGGCCGCGCTTCCCCGATATGACCTCTGCGTATTCGGCGGCGCTCGGTGAGATCGCGCGGGAAGCGGCGCAGGAGGCGGGAATCGCTCTGGAGGAAGGCGTCTATGTGGCAGTGAGCGGACCGAGCTACGAAACGCCTGCCGAGATTCGGATGCTCCGCACGCTGGGCGCGGACGCCGTCGGAATGTCAACGGTTCCCGAAGTCATTGTCGCCCGCCAGATGGGGCTTGAGGTGCTCGGCCTCTCGGTGATTACAAATCCAGCAGCGGGTGTGCTGGACCGCCCGCTCCATCACGAGGAGGTTCTGGAAGCCGCCGAACGCGTGGGGCCGATGCTGACGGAATTGCTCCGGCGCATCGTCGTGAGACTCGCATGA
- a CDS encoding FAD-dependent oxidoreductase, with product MTRSRSDGRILVIGGVAGGMSAATRAKRVNPDLDVIVLERDRFVSYGACGLPYWIAGVVPDYQQLIVYTPDYFRQQRGIDVRTRTEAVEIRPGERVVIARDRETGETSKIGYDRLVIATGAVPLRPPLPGIELQNIFVLRSLTDGLRLQEMLVREQPRRAVILGAGYIGLEMAEALVARGLRVTLIEALDRVLGGLTEPDVSRLIEEELAAKGVRLLLATKALAFDGDAAQRVRQVITSQGERIETDLVVIGVGIRPNVDLAREAGIALGPTGAIAVDDRQETNVIGVYAVGDCSETKHLVTGRPTWIPLGPAANKQGKVAGDNVAGRRATFPGVVGTAVVKVFDLEVARTGLSLAEAQKSGFKARSVTVTASSRAGYYPGAAPLTIALVFDEESHRVLGAQIVGREGAAKRIDVFATALHARLTLEQMAYLDLSYAPPFAPVWDPILIAVGAALKQ from the coding sequence ATGACGAGATCCCGATCAGATGGGCGGATTCTGGTCATCGGCGGCGTCGCCGGAGGCATGTCGGCGGCGACGCGAGCGAAGCGAGTGAATCCCGATCTCGACGTCATCGTGCTGGAACGGGATCGCTTCGTTTCCTACGGAGCCTGCGGCCTGCCGTACTGGATCGCCGGCGTGGTTCCCGATTATCAACAACTCATCGTCTACACGCCGGACTATTTTCGCCAGCAGCGTGGCATTGACGTGCGCACCCGCACGGAAGCCGTCGAGATTCGCCCGGGCGAACGTGTGGTGATCGCGCGTGACCGGGAGACGGGTGAGACGAGCAAAATTGGCTATGATCGCCTCGTCATTGCGACGGGGGCCGTTCCCCTCCGTCCGCCGCTGCCCGGCATCGAGCTGCAAAATATTTTCGTGCTCCGCAGTCTGACCGATGGCCTGCGCCTTCAGGAGATGCTCGTTCGGGAGCAGCCCCGGCGAGCGGTGATTCTGGGAGCGGGATATATCGGCCTGGAAATGGCCGAGGCGCTGGTGGCGCGAGGTCTTCGGGTGACGCTCATCGAGGCGCTCGACCGCGTGCTCGGCGGGTTGACGGAACCGGACGTGAGCCGACTCATCGAGGAGGAGCTGGCGGCCAAAGGGGTGCGGTTACTGTTAGCGACGAAAGCGCTCGCTTTCGACGGCGATGCCGCGCAACGTGTGCGACAGGTTATCACCTCACAGGGAGAGCGCATCGAAACCGATCTTGTGGTGATTGGTGTCGGAATTCGTCCCAATGTGGATCTCGCCCGCGAGGCGGGAATCGCGCTGGGGCCGACGGGAGCCATCGCCGTTGATGACCGCCAGGAGACAAACGTCATCGGCGTCTACGCCGTCGGCGATTGCTCGGAGACAAAACATCTGGTGACGGGACGGCCCACCTGGATACCTCTCGGTCCGGCGGCAAATAAGCAGGGGAAGGTCGCGGGGGACAATGTCGCCGGTCGGCGAGCGACGTTTCCCGGCGTCGTGGGAACGGCCGTGGTGAAGGTCTTCGATCTGGAAGTGGCGCGAACGGGATTGTCTCTGGCCGAGGCACAAAAAAGCGGCTTCAAGGCGAGGTCCGTCACGGTGACGGCGTCCTCGCGCGCCGGATATTATCCCGGAGCCGCGCCGCTGACGATCGCGCTTGTCTTTGATGAAGAGAGCCATCGGGTTTTGGGGGCGCAGATCGTCGGTCGGGAGGGAGCGGCCAAGCGCATTGATGTTTTCGCCACCGCCCTTCACGCGCGCTTGACGCTGGAACAGATGGCCTATCTCGATCTGAGTTACGCTCCTCCCTTCGCTCCCGTCTGGGATCCGATCCTGATTGCTGTGGGAGCGGCGCTCAAGCAATAG
- the bcp gene encoding thioredoxin-dependent thiol peroxidase, with protein MKPKPGDPAPNFALPDQTGKIHSLTDYRGRWLLLYFYPKDDTPGCTKEACAFRDVYSEIRARNAEVLGVSVDSVKSHEKFATKYKLPFPLLADEKKEVVKAYGAWGTKKFMGRQYQGTHRISFLIAPDGTIARVYDSVKPDQHAEEVLRDLSQLQG; from the coding sequence ATGAAACCGAAACCCGGAGACCCCGCACCCAATTTCGCACTGCCCGATCAAACGGGAAAAATCCACTCTCTGACGGACTATCGCGGGCGATGGCTGCTGCTCTACTTCTATCCCAAAGACGATACGCCGGGCTGCACCAAAGAAGCTTGCGCCTTCCGCGATGTCTACTCCGAGATCCGCGCTCGCAACGCCGAGGTCCTCGGCGTGAGCGTGGATTCCGTCAAAAGCCATGAGAAATTCGCCACCAAGTACAAACTTCCATTCCCCCTTCTGGCCGATGAGAAGAAAGAGGTCGTGAAAGCCTACGGCGCGTGGGGAACGAAGAAATTCATGGGGCGGCAATATCAGGGAACGCACCGGATCTCCTTCCTCATCGCCCCTGATGGAACAATCGCCAGGGTCTATGATTCGGTCAAGCCGGATCAACACGCGGAGGAAGTGTTAAGGGATTTATCGCAGCTTCAGGGCTGA